One window of the Vigna radiata var. radiata cultivar VC1973A chromosome 1, Vradiata_ver6, whole genome shotgun sequence genome contains the following:
- the LOC106758713 gene encoding uncharacterized protein LOC106758713, with translation MGAVMLENKVFPWVEKYGGTSDPVKHLRSFVDAMAVYSSNELLFSQQYASNRSRGLTYTALVRMKQGREESLKGFRERFNRTARQVRNVDQRLIVSALTTALKPGPFVDYLYEEEPQSMGELQHKLAGFIRIEEGRSYRSDQGEEGVTREKSGRDRRGEKRPVGGEHRMTVKRGTEIQKAQQYFHHTSLSAPRVRVLEEALRANLLTVARSPTPRGADESKHCRYHQNMGHSTEDCVALRDKLESLVQAGHLREFVRRENPNPRDTPGRHRGRLPVGQRAQPTAERTEGDGSGERPLRGVINTISGSFAGGGASSAARKRHLRNLHSVNKVGIGRRTMPSITFSDEDFHAPDPDQDDPMVITAIIARYSVGKVLIDQGSSANILYWKTFQQMDIPDKSIMPFNEQILGFAGERVDTRGYVDLRVCLGAEAGAKELRVRFLLVEAETSYNVLLGRPCLNAFGAIVSTPHLTMKYPADDGMIRTVKADQRVARECYAAGLKVQPPRHRVCETRPATSAAELDPREDTTDRVEPMGEIQPCLLEGEDRVTMVGKDLQEGERQRLEGVLVENKDLFAWTASDMPGIHPGIISHKLSIFRDARPVSQKKRRLGVEKRRAVGEEVEKLIEAGFIREVKYTTWLANVVMVKKCSGKWRMCIDFTDLNKACPKDMYPLPNIDALVDGVSGYEVMSFLDAYSGYNQIPMYRPDSDKTAFITEQGTFCYEVMPFGLKNAGATYQRLMDKVFQGQIGRCMKVYVDDMVVRSRSIEEHLADLKEVMGQLRKFDMRLNPARCTFGVRAGKFLGFMLTARGIEANPDKCKAVLEMRSPQTVKEVQRLVGRLTSLSWFIPHLAGRAKPIVKAMKKTARECWDEESEEAFKWIKEVLTQPPVMGRPEPGHEFQIYLAVSEGAISAALVQEVPQFKLVYFVSRSLKEAELRYQQLEKVALSLIYAARRLRPYFQGFQVVVRTNYPIAKILRKPDLAGRMIGWSVELSEFGLRYEPRGSVRGQHLADFAVDLLPEEGEFCWKLSVDGSSSRRGGGAGVVLEGPNGILIEQSLVFQFMVSNNQAEYEALLAGMELAKDLAVGRLECRTDSQLVEGQMNGSFQVKDDLLLQYFHKAKQLASSFKKFTLRHVPRSENSRADTLSKLAGGVTKGGLSSVIRQLVTKPTVECCAITTRGIQSTWKDEIVQLIRKQDDGGALSTKEAKKIARYCLIGDELYRRGYVTPLLKCLLENEAEYVMRELHEGMCERHTGGRTLRARVLRAGFFWPMLEKDCMAFVRKCEACQKHGNIFHGPAVELQGIMSPWPFAQWGMDIVGPLSTGRSQMRFLLVAVDYFTKWVKAEPLSKISAAQVQKFVWKIICRFGLPKMLITDNGRQFIDKKLEAFYREWGIAHVTSSVEHPQTNGQAEAMNKIIIQELKRRLGEAKGAWVDELPSVLWEYRCSPYGATGESPFNLTYGTDAMMPVEVGEETLRRQVNDSVANEEGLRGNLDVLQERRETAAVRTEALKRLVARRYNTKVRPRQLIEGDLIWRKVGEARREKIHRKLAASWEGPFRISEGLNNGAYRLEHLDGKPIPNTWNISHLKLYFS, from the exons ATGGGGGCAGTAATGCTGGAGAATAAGGTTTTCCCATGGGTTGAGAAGTATGGGGGCACGTCGGATCCGGTGAAACATCTACGATCGTTCGTAGATGCTATGGCAGTCTATTCATCCAACGAGCTG TTGTTTAGCCAGCAGTATGCTTCAAACCGTTCGCGAGGTTTGACTTATACAGCCCTTGTCAGGATGAAGCAAGGGCGTGAAGAGTCATTGAAAGGGTTCAGGGAGCGCTTCAACCGAACCGCTCGGCAGGTGAGGAACGTAGACCAACGGCTGATAGTAAGCGCGCTTACGACAGCGCTCAAACCTGGACCCTTTGTGGATTATTTGTACGAGGAGGAACCCCAGTCTATGGGTGAACTGCAGCATAAGTTAGCCGGGTTTATACGAATAGAGGAGGGGAGGTCGTACCGTAGTGATCAGGGGGAAGAGGGGGTAACGAGAGAGAAGTCAGGGCGGGACAGAAGAGGAGAAAAACGGCCGGTCGGAGGGGAACATAGAATGACGGTGAAACGAGGGACAGAAATACAAAAAGCGCAACAATACTTCCATCACACTTCATTAAGTGCCCCGAGGGTGAGAGTCCTGGAGGAAGCCTTAAGGGCTAATCTGCTGACGGTGGCACGGTCCCCGACCCCACGGGGAGCGGATGAAAGTAAACATTGTCGATATCATCAGAACATGGGGCATTCTACGGAGGATTGTGTGGCGTTGAGAGATAAGTTGGAGAGCCTGGTACAGGCTGGGCACCTGAGGGAGTTTGTTCGAAGGGAGAATCCTAACCCGAGGGATACCCCGGGAAGGCACAGAGGTCGACTACCGGTCGGGCAGAGGGCTCAGCCGACTGCCGAACGAACGGAGGGCGATGGAAGTGGAGAAAGGCCTCTGAGAGGGGTAATAAATACCATATCGGGCAGTTTTGCCGGAGGAGGGGCATCCTCAGCCGCCCGAAAGCGGCATTTGAGAAACTTGCATAGTGTGAATAAGGTGGGGATCGGTAGAAGGACCATGCCGTCCATAACGTTTTCAGACGAGGACTTCCATGCACCAGACCCAGACCAGGATGACCCCATGGTCATAACGGCTATCATCGCTCGGTACAGCGTGGGAAAGGTGTTAATTGATCAGGGAAGTTCGGCTAACATCCTATATTGGAAAACCTTTCAACAGATGGACATACCGGACAAATCGATAATGCCTTTTAACGAGCAAATCTTGGGATTCGCAGGAGAACGGGTTGATACAAGGGGATATGTGGACCTAAGGGTGTGCTTAGGGGCAGAGGCGGGGGCGAAGGAGTTAAGGGTGCGTTTCCTGCTGGTAGAGGCGGAAACTTCATACAACGTGCTGTTGGGACGGCCTTGCCTTAATGCGTTTGGAGCAATAGTGTCCACCCCTCACTTGACAATGAAGTATCCCGCAGATGATGGCATGATCCGGACGGTTAAAGCCGACCAGAGGGTAGCAAGGGAGTGTTACGCGGCGGGATTAAAGGTGCAACCCCCAAGGCATAGGGTGTGCGAAACCCGTCCGGCAACATCGGCTGCAGAGTTGGACCCAAGAGAGGATACCACCGACCGGGTGGAACCGATGGGGGAAATCCAGCCATGTCTCCTAGAAGGCGAAGACCGGGTGACAATGGTCGGCAAGGACCTTCAGGAGGGCGAAAGGCAAAGGTTGGAGGGTGTGCTGGTGGAGAATAAGGATTTGTTCGCCTGGACTGCGTCGGATATGCCAGGTATCCACCCTGGCATTATTTCGCATAAGTTGTCTATATTTCGAGATGCTCGACCGGTATCTCAGAAGAAGAGGAGGCTAGGTGTGGAGAAGAGAAGGGCGGTAGGCGAAGAGGTGGAGAAGTTGATCGAGGCTGGGTTCATAAGAGAAGTCAAGTACACTACTTGGCTGGCCAACGTAGTCATGGTAAAAAAGTGCAGTGGTAAGTGGAGGATGTGCATTGACTTTACGGATCTAAACAAAGCCTGCCCGAAGGATATGTACCCCCTACCGAACATTGACGCGTTGGTAGATGGAGTGTCCGGGTATGAGGTAATGAGTTTTCTGGACGCCTATTCAGGGTATAATCAGATACCTATGTACCGTCCGGACAGCGATAAAACTGCTTTCATTACCGAGCAAGGAACCTTTTGCTATGAGGTCATGCCGTTCGGTTTGAAGAACGCAGGGGCTACATACCAAAGACTAATGGACAAGGTCTTTCAAGGGCAAATAGGAAGATGCATGAAGGTGTATGTCGATGATATGGTGGTGAGGAGTCGGTCGATTGAGGAACATCTGGCGGATTTAAAGGAGGTTATGGGGCAACTTCGAAAGTTTGATATGCGCCTCAATCCCGCTAGGTGTACCTTTGGGGTAAGGGCGGGGAAATTTCTGGGTTTCATGCTGACCGCACGGGGAATTGAGGCAAACCCCGACAAGTGTAAGGCGGTGTTGGAAATGAGAAGCCCCCAGACGGTGAAGGAAGTTCAGAGGCTGGTGGGGCGGCTAACGTCGTTGTCATGGTTCATCCCTCATCTGGCCGGACGGGCGAAACCGATCGTCAAGGCCATGAAGAAGACCGCGCGGGAATGTTGGGATGAAGAGAGCGAGGAGGCCTTCAAATGGATAAAGGAGGTTCTTACCCAGCCCCCCGTGATGGGTCGGCCCGAACCTGGGCATGAATTTCAGATCTACTTGGCAGTTTCGGAGGGGGCCATTAGTGCGGCCCTGGTACAGGAGGTTCCTCAGTTCAAACTGGTGTATTTCGTCAGTAGAAGCTTGAAGGAGGCAGAGTTAAGGTACCAGCAGTTGGAAAAGGTGGCCCTGTCCCTAATttatgccgctcggcggttACGGCCATACTTCCAAGGGTTTCAAGTCGTGGTGCGAACGAACTACCCGATAGCTAAGATCTTACGGAAACCAGATTTGGCGGGCCGAATGATAGGGTGGTCGGTAGAACTATCGGAGTTTGGGTTGAGGTACGAACCGAGGGGGTCGGTACGGGGTCAACACTTGGCAGATTTTGCGGTTGATCTACTCCCTGAAGAGGGGGAATTCTGTTGGAAACTTTCGGTTGATGGGTCGTCTAGCCGAAGGGGAGGAGGAGCGGGAGTGGTCTTAGAAGGGCCGAACGGGATATTGATTGAGCAATCGTTGGTGTTCCAGTTCATGGTTAGCAACAACCAAGCCGAATATGAGGCTTTACTGGCCGGGATGGAGTTGGCAAAGGACCTAGCAGTGGGTCGGTTGGAGTGTCGAACGGATTCCCAGTTGGTCGAGGGACAGATGAATGGGAGCTTCCAGGTGAAGGATGATCTCCTGTTGCAATATTTTCACAAGGCCAAGCAATTGGCCTCAAGTTTCAAAAAGTTCACATTGCGACATGTTCCTCGATCGGAGAACAGCCGCGCCGATACACTGTCGAAGCTGGCCGGCGGAGTCACGAAAGGGGGGTTATCTTCGGTGATCAGACAGTTGGTAACCAAGCCGACGGTGGAATGCTGCGCCATTACTACCAGGGGAATACAAAGTACCTGGAAGGACGAGATAGTACAATTGATTCGGAAGCAGGATGACGGGGGGGCCTTAAGTACCAAGGAGGCCAAGAAGATCGCTCGGTATTGCTTGATAGGTGATGAGCTGTACCGGAGGGGTTACGTCACTCCATTATTGAAGTGTTTGCTGGAGAACGAAGCGGAGTACGTTATGAGGGAGTTGCATGAAGGGATGTGCGAGAGACATACAGGTGGGCGAACTCTACGAGCTAGAGTGCTAAGGGCAGGGTTTTTCTGGCCGATGTTAGAGAAGGATTGCATGGCGTTCGTCCGGAAATGTGAAGCCTGCCAAAAGCATGGGAATATTTTCCACGGTCCAGCGGTGGAGTTGCAAGGAATAATGTCCCCTTGGCCATTCGCCcagtggggaatggacattGTTGGACCACTGTCAACCGGGCGGTCTCAGATGAGGTTTTTGCTGGTGGCAGTGGACTACTTCACAAAATGGGTAAAGGCTGAACCTTTGTCAAAAATCTCTGCCGCCCAAGTTCAGAAATTTGTATGGAAGATCATTTGCCGGTTCGGGTTGCCCAAAATGCTCATTACGGACAACGGTCGGCAGTTTATAGATAAGAAGTTGGAAGCCTTTTATCGGGAGTGGGGCATAGCTCATGTCACCAGTTCGGTTGAGCATCCCCAGACGAACGGGCAGGCGGAGgcaatgaataaaataatcatacaaGAGTTGAAGAGGAGATTAGGCGAGGCAAAGGGTGCTTGGGTTGATGAATTACCATCGGTCCTGTGGGAGTATCGATGTTCTCCCTACGGGGCAACAGGAGAGTCCCCATTTAACCTGACCTATGGGACGGACGCGATGATGCCGGTCGAGGTGGGCGAGGAGACACTGAGAAGACAGGTGAATGACTCAGTGGCGAATGAAGAAGGTCTGAGGGGAAACCTGGACGTGTTGCAAGAGAGAAGGGAAACTGCAGCGGTCCGGACAGAGGCACTAAAGAGGTTGGTCGCGCGAAGGTACAACACTAAGGTGCGACCAAGGCAATTGATCGAGGGCGATCTCATTTGGAGGAAAGTCGGGGAAGCTCGGAGGGAGAAGATTCACAGAAAACTGGCAGCCAGCTGGGAGGGGCCATTCAGAATAAGTGAAGGTTTGAATAATGGGGCTTACCGACTGGAGCATCTAGACGGGAAGCCAATTCCGAATACATGGAATATATCTCATTtaaaattgtactttagttaa